From Montipora foliosa isolate CH-2021 chromosome 6, ASM3666993v2, whole genome shotgun sequence, a single genomic window includes:
- the LOC138006177 gene encoding uncharacterized protein, with the protein MLKSTCDSLGLIVLTIILAASASAKKAPFVKHMSIKTVCPNQTKNLGRVLSVVSAVDLTLRFTHGRIGVLESHVKKMRKENTRLMIRLNRMDQKLDDITRMIRKVMSEGRGKPKFKSITICEGKTANLRCKDGQKIRIKQANYGRQNKQVCNTGPILTTNCKAGKSLGIVQKACHGKARCVLSANNSVFGDPCIGTYKYLAVQYSCQK; encoded by the exons ATGTTAAAATCAACGTGTGATTCCCTCGGACTAATTGTGCTGACCATTATATTGGCAGCTTCTGCCAGCGCCAAAAAAGCCCCTTTTGTGAAGCATATGAGTATCAAGACTGTCTGTCCAAACCAAACGAAGAACCTCGGTCGGGTTTTGTCCGTGGTTAGCGCAGTGGACCTAACTTTGCGTTTTACACACGGGAGAATTGGCGTGCTTGAATCGCATgtgaaaaaaatgagaaaag AGAACACGAGGTTGATGATTCGCTTAAACAGAATGGATCAAAAACTGGATGACATTACACGGATGATACGGAAAGTTATGAGCGAAG GTAGAGGCAAGCCCAAGTTCAAGTCAATCACCATTTGTGAGGGCAAAACTGCGAACTTAAGGTGCAAAGACGGTCAAAAGATAAGGATTAAACAAGCTAATTATGGCCGCCAGAATAAACAAGTTTGCAATACAGGTCCAATTCTCACCACCAATTGCAAAGCCGGAAAATCGCTCGGCATTGTGCAAAAAGCTTGCCATGGGAAAGCTCGCTGTGTTTTGAGCGCAAATAACTCAGTGTTTGGTGATCCGTGTATTGGAACGTACAAGTACCTTGCTGTCCAGTACAGTTGCCAAAAATAA